The Pochonia chlamydosporia 170 chromosome Unknown PCv3seq00012, whole genome shotgun sequence genome has a segment encoding these proteins:
- a CDS encoding DDE superfamily endonuclease, CENP-B-like protein (similar to Metarhizium robertsii ARSEF 23 XP_007816558.2), with protein MAIRFQDGVSRVVDWVSGGRNSRKLKSTLESLQSEVDLLRYENQGLRETIIQEKKRRQRDKALKDLLFDRTDPNAAQVFSPAKVAQARVKKAEIDAQRKEEALKKEAQKVQRQKKAAEQKALALERRRQREAETERKRQAKEARQQEREENRQIRRDLERQNLEIAHKMEHEGQPALDGREKSADVEDEIIVALPPTREPPAAWKTPDPPRQNAKLKAIATPNRTASPKKPFLVVENDREMVVAFRDSRRPQRNSKRPRWLEDYEIE; from the exons atggcaatacggttccaagatgg tgtaagtcgtgtagttgattgggtctctgggGGCCGCAATAGCCGAAAGCTGAAGAGCACTCTCGAAAGCCTTCAATCCGAGGTTGACCTGCTTCGATATGAGAACCAAGGACTCCGTGAGACAATTAttcaggagaagaagcgcaggCAGCGCGATAAAGCCTTGAAAGATCTACTTTTTGATCGAACAGATCCTAACGCAGCCCAGGTGTTTAGCCCAGCGAAAGTCGCACAAGCTCGCGTAAAGAAGGCAGAAATAGACGCACAACGGAAAGAGGAGGCACTAAAGAAGGAAGCCCAAAAGGTTCAgcggcagaagaaggcagcagaGCAGAAAGCTCTAGCCCTAGAGAGAAGGAGGCAACGTGAGGCAGAAACAGAGAGGAAACGGcaggcaaaagaagccagacaacaagagAGGGAGGAAAATCGGCAGATCCGACGAGATCTCGAGCGCCAGAATCTAGAAATAGCACATAAAATGGAACATGAAGGACAGCCGGCTTTGGACGGTCGCGAAAAAAgtgcggatgttgaggatgaaataaTCGTCGCTCTTCCACCTACACGGGAGCCACCGGCAGCATGGAAGACGCCAGATCCACCGAGACAAAATGCGAAACTGAAGGCAATAGCCACTCCAAACCGCACTGCTAGCCCAAAAAAGCCATTTCtcgttgttgagaatgatcgggagatggtggtggcatttcGGGACTCTAGGAGGCCGCAGCGCAATAGCAAGCGGCCGCGATGGCTCGAGGACTATGAAATAGAATGA
- a CDS encoding restless-like transposase (similar to Metarhizium robertsii ARSEF 23 XP_007816583.1): protein MSASEFLESSPISIDDVPIDFELPVPSTPASSAESSLTPFSPPPTTLPTPDKYDTRLWGHFPGWVWSERSKDNYSWAWEYGYDIQHDDERRWVCKPCIQKNDPRPKNFVAIGLQNALNHLYKDHGISAPDNKTKSGLQKKAEEKPGSKRPRSIVDIWKLDPLRPREQAIANSMIRGFNRNHFQRLLIEWIVDTNQPFSVVEHERLRDIFEYLNPAVKITNANISDTTVRALINSEFKKHKARVIEALRKSPGLIHVSFDGWRARNRHSLYGIVCFFRDENSKPHKVALGVPEVRRHSGNNIATEVLYTIEAFGIEENIGYFTLDNAENNDTALEAIGKKLGFNGARRRGRCFGHIVNLSAKALLFGKDTDAFEEQLSGAEALSEAEYELWRQKGPVGKLHNFVVDVDRSDRLTYLLKELQEYDISMSDDPKIRSKSPVSVVLDNDTRWLSQLYMIRRALRLRRYFELLVAKFRIQWEEENTSKRTGQLKKSAVRPRILRDENQLTANDWSVLQHFATILGYYEDAVKTLEGDGLIRKRKRGYTGSYGNVWDVINGFEFLLGKLEKYKAMAKDFPDPEQFRIGINMAWEKLDKYYTILDTTPIYYTALALHPAYRWGWFEQAWVHKPDWIRSAKRIVQEVWDESYRDFHIVVASNDEPVAKRQKQYYNAFEEHCEQSRIDSIQTEPLLDDDTIGDEYERWQSSHESTDKTVRDPIAYWHEKRLQYPRLSRMALDFVTIQSMSAECERMFSAAGQMVVPQRCNLQAQTVGMCQVLRSWFRAGIINDLDPLFLSIIEEKKELEGIHLNDDEFRRRELSWLAAAAKTAGH, encoded by the coding sequence atgagcgcttcggaattcctagaatcgtccccaatttctatcgatgatgtcccaattgacttcgaactcccagtgccttccacgcctgcttcttctgccgagagctcattgacgccgttctccccgccgccgacgacattgcccactcctgataagtacgatacgcgtctttggggacattttccgggttgggtatggtcagaaagaagcaaagacaactactcatgggcttgggaatatggatacgacatacaacatgacgacgagcgcagatgggtctgcaagccgtgtattcagaagaacgaccccagacctaagaatttcgttgctattggccttcagaatgcgctgaatcacttatacaaggatcacggaatatctgcaccagataacaagacaaagtccggcttgcaaaagaaagccgaggagaagccagggagcaagaggccaagatcgattgtggatatatggaagctcgaccctttaagacctcgagaacaggcgattgccaactctatgatacgcggatttaatcgaaatcactttcaacgtctcctgatcgagtggatagtcgacacgaatcagccctttagtgttgttgaacatgagagactccgggatatcttcgaataccttaaccctgcagtcaagatcacgaacgccaacatctctgataccacagttcgcgcgctcatcaactccgaatttaaaaagcacaaggcgcgcgtcattgaagccctgcgaaagagccccggcttaatacacgtcagctttgacggatggagggcgcggaatcgacactcgttatacggtatcgtgtgcttcttcagggacgagaatagcaagccccacaaggtcgctctgggggtccccgaagtccgcagacattcggggaacaacattgcaacagaagtcctttataccatcgaggcttttggcatcgaggagaatattgggtattttacccttgacaatgccgagaacaacgacacagcacttgaggctattggcaaaaagctcggcttcaatggcgctcgaaggcgaggccgctgcttcggccatatagtcaatctgtctgcgaaggcactactgttcgggaaggatacagacgcgttcgaagaacaactttctggtgcagaagcgctgtctgaagccgaatacgaactttggcgacagaaagggccggttgggaagctccataatttcgtcgtggatgttgatcgatcggacagactgacatacctgttgaaagaacttcaagagtacgacatatccatgtcggacgatccgaaaatacggtcaaaaagccccgtctcggtagtgctagataacgatacgcgctggctttcccagctctatatgatccgccgcgccttgagacttcgaaggtacttcgaactgctagtcgcgaagttccgaatccaatgggaggaggagaatacatcaaaaagaactggccagttgaaaaagtcggctgtccggcctcgaatccttagagacgagaaccaacttacggccaacgattggtctgtacttcaacacttcgcgacgatccttggatactatgaagatgcagtcaagactctagaaggcgacggtttaatcaggaaacgcaagaggggttatactggttcatatggaaacgtttgggatgtgatcaatgggtttgaattcctgcttggcaagctcgaaaaatataaggcgatggcaaaagattttcctgaccccgaacagttcaggatcggcataaatatggcctgggagaaattagacaagtattacactattctcgacacaacaccgatatattataccgccctcgcactccacccggcatacagatggggatggttcgagcaggcctgggtacataagcccgactggatcagatctgcaaaaaggatagttcaagaagtgtgggacgagtcctatcgagatttccatattgtggtggcctcaaatgacgagcctgttgcaaaacgacagaagcaatactacaatgccttcgaagagcattgcgaacagtcccgtatcgactccatacagacagagcctctactggacgacgacacgattggcgacgaatacgaacgatggcaatcgagccatgagagcactgacaagactgtgcgagatccgatagcgtattggcatgagaagcgcctgcaataccctcgtctctcccgaatggccctcgactttgtcacaatacaatcaatgtctgcagaatgtgagaggatgttctcggcagcagggcagatggttgttccccaacggtgcaatcttcaggcgcaaacagttgggatgtgtcaggtattgaggtcgtggtttcgggcaggcattatcaacgacctagatccgttatttctctcgatcatagaggagaagaaagagctcgagggcatccatcttaatgatgatgagttcagaagacgggagctatcgtggctcgctgccgcggcgaaaa